The following proteins are encoded in a genomic region of Pseudoxanthomonas suwonensis 11-1:
- the arsC gene encoding arsenate reductase (glutaredoxin) (This arsenate reductase requires both glutathione and glutaredoxin to convert arsenate to arsenite, after which the efflux transporter formed by ArsA and ArsB can extrude the arsenite from the cell, providing resistance.), whose product MSAITIYHNPRCGTSRNTLAMIRNSGVEPEVIEYLQHPPTLERLRELAAAAGVGVRGLLRAKEPLCAELGLDDASLDDETLLQAMVANPVLINRPVVVTPLGTRLCRPSEVVLEILPDPQRGAFSKEDGEAVVGADGRRV is encoded by the coding sequence ATGAGCGCGATCACGATCTACCACAACCCCCGCTGCGGCACCTCGCGCAACACCCTGGCGATGATCCGCAACAGCGGCGTCGAGCCGGAGGTCATCGAATACCTGCAGCACCCGCCGACCCTGGAGCGCCTGCGGGAACTTGCCGCGGCCGCGGGCGTGGGCGTGCGCGGCCTGCTGCGGGCCAAGGAGCCGCTGTGCGCGGAACTGGGCCTGGACGATGCATCGCTGGATGACGAAACGCTGCTGCAGGCGATGGTCGCCAATCCCGTGCTGATCAACCGCCCGGTGGTGGTGACCCCGCTGGGCACGCGCCTGTGCCGGCCCTCGGAGGTGGTGCTGGAAATTCTTCCCGATCCCCAGCGCGGCGCCTTCAGCAAGGAGGATGGCGAGGCGGTGGTAGGTGCCGATGGCCGGCGGGTCTGA
- a CDS encoding ArsR/SmtB family transcription factor, with the protein MELTTATTALAALGNPTRLSIFRLLVEAGPDGRSPGDIAAALSLPGATLSFHLKELSQAGLIGGQAQGRRITYRADFEAMNGLIEFLTRNCCGGDAGRCAPPKR; encoded by the coding sequence ATGGAACTGACAACCGCAACCACCGCGCTTGCCGCGCTCGGCAACCCGACCCGGCTGTCCATCTTCCGGCTGCTGGTCGAGGCCGGGCCGGACGGACGCAGTCCCGGCGACATTGCCGCCGCGCTGTCCCTGCCCGGCGCCACCCTTTCCTTCCACCTGAAGGAGCTCAGCCAGGCGGGCCTGATCGGCGGCCAGGCGCAGGGCCGGCGCATCACCTACCGCGCCGACTTCGAGGCGATGAACGGCCTGATCGAGTTCCTCACCCGCAACTGCTGCGGTGGCGATGCAGGGCGTTGCGCGCCGCCGAAGCGCTAG
- the arsH gene encoding arsenical resistance protein ArsH: MEPHDLPHLVPDALEPVDAARLGAGDAHPPRILVLYGSLRPESYSRKLALEAARLLRHFGAEVRVFDPHDLPMQGSTGPEHPKVQELRALSLWSEGQVWVSPERHGAVTAVFKNQIDWLPLEDGGVRPTQGRTLAVMQVCGGSQSFNVVNTLRVLGRWMRMVTIPNQSSVPKAWQEFDEIGRMKPSAYYDRVVDVMEELVKFTWLVRDRSDYLTCRYSERKGGMAAALAAAAEAVEPPVPAITAAAGATRSQ; encoded by the coding sequence ATGGAACCACACGACCTTCCCCACCTGGTACCTGATGCGTTGGAACCGGTGGATGCGGCACGCCTCGGTGCCGGTGACGCACATCCGCCGCGGATCCTGGTGCTGTACGGCTCGCTGCGGCCGGAGTCCTACAGCCGCAAGCTGGCCCTGGAGGCGGCGCGGCTGCTGCGCCATTTCGGCGCCGAGGTGCGCGTGTTCGATCCGCACGACCTGCCCATGCAGGGCAGCACCGGGCCTGAGCATCCGAAGGTGCAGGAGCTGCGCGCGCTGTCGCTGTGGTCCGAGGGGCAGGTGTGGGTCAGCCCGGAGCGGCATGGCGCGGTCACCGCGGTATTCAAGAACCAGATCGACTGGTTGCCGCTGGAAGACGGCGGCGTGCGCCCGACCCAGGGCCGCACCCTGGCGGTGATGCAGGTCTGCGGCGGCTCGCAGTCGTTCAACGTGGTCAATACGCTGCGCGTGCTCGGCCGCTGGATGCGCATGGTCACCATCCCCAACCAGTCCTCGGTGCCCAAGGCCTGGCAGGAGTTCGACGAGATCGGGCGGATGAAGCCTTCGGCCTACTACGACCGGGTGGTCGACGTGATGGAGGAGCTGGTGAAGTTCACCTGGCTGGTGCGCGATCGCAGCGACTACCTCACCTGCCGCTACAGCGAACGCAAGGGCGGCATGGCGGCGGCACTGGCCGCCGCAGCCGAAGCGGTGGAGCCGCCGGTTCCGGCCATCACGGCGGCCGCCGGCGCCACCCGGTCGCAGTGA
- the araD1 gene encoding AraD1 family protein, which translates to MRLIQLRGDGGDIRVGVVEGDLVRLLDGVESTWALANAAIAAGRSLEAQATASLGAATLDYAELLREGRVLNPLHHPDPAHCLVTGTGLTHLGSAAARDAMHQKLQQSAEEGTLTDSMRMFQWGVEGGMPAPGTAGAQPEWFYKGDGQVLVAPGSALPSPEFARDGGEEPELVGLYVIGPDGTPHRLGYALGNEFSDHVTERQNYLYLAHSKLRACAIGPELRTGPLPRDLRGTSRLRRDGKVVWEKPFLTGEANMCHSLENLEYHHFKYAAHRRPGDVHLHFFGTATLSFADGVSTRPGDVFEIEIPEMGAALANPLEVAPAGFVPGGVRAL; encoded by the coding sequence ATGCGATTGATCCAGCTGAGGGGCGATGGCGGAGACATCCGCGTCGGCGTGGTCGAGGGCGACCTGGTGCGCCTGCTCGATGGCGTCGAGTCGACCTGGGCCCTGGCCAATGCCGCGATCGCCGCCGGACGCAGCCTGGAGGCCCAGGCCACCGCATCCCTCGGCGCCGCCACCCTCGACTACGCGGAACTGCTGCGCGAAGGCCGCGTGCTCAACCCGCTGCACCATCCCGACCCGGCGCACTGCCTGGTCACCGGCACCGGCCTGACCCACCTGGGCAGCGCCGCCGCCCGCGACGCCATGCACCAGAAGCTGCAGCAGTCGGCCGAGGAAGGCACGCTCACCGACTCCATGCGCATGTTCCAGTGGGGCGTGGAGGGCGGCATGCCGGCCCCGGGCACCGCTGGCGCGCAGCCGGAGTGGTTCTACAAGGGCGACGGCCAGGTGCTGGTCGCGCCGGGTTCGGCGCTGCCTTCGCCGGAGTTCGCCCGCGACGGCGGCGAGGAGCCGGAACTGGTGGGCCTGTACGTGATCGGCCCGGACGGTACCCCGCACCGCCTCGGCTACGCCCTGGGCAACGAGTTCTCCGACCACGTCACCGAGCGCCAGAACTACCTGTACCTGGCCCATTCCAAGCTGCGCGCCTGCGCGATCGGACCGGAGCTGCGCACCGGGCCGCTGCCGCGCGACCTGCGCGGCACCAGCCGCCTGCGCCGCGACGGCAAGGTGGTGTGGGAGAAGCCGTTCCTCACCGGCGAGGCCAACATGTGCCACTCGCTGGAGAACCTGGAGTACCACCACTTCAAGTACGCCGCGCACCGCCGTCCGGGCGACGTGCACCTGCACTTCTTCGGCACCGCCACCTTGAGCTTCGCCGATGGCGTGAGCACCCGTCCGGGCGACGTGTTCGAGATCGAGATCCCGGAGATGGGCGCGGCGCTGGCCAATCCGCTGGAAGTCGCGCCCGCCGGCTTCGTGCCCGGCGGCGTGCGCGCGCTTTGA
- a CDS encoding ABC transporter substrate-binding protein, which translates to MRKFLFGMLALGAVALAGCSGSGGEGGGEGGEGKPITVGFSQVGAESEWRTANTRSVKEALVAPEFRLRFSDAQQKQENQIKALRSFIAQRVDVIAFSPVVESGWETVLREAKAANIPVVLTDRAVDVSDESLYVTFIGSDFVEEGRRAARWLIEDSEGKTGPVRIVELQGTVGSAPANDRMRGFKEVIEGDSRFQIVRSQSGDFTRAKGKEVMEAFIKAENGGIDVLFAHNDDMAIGAIQAIEEAGLKPGSDIRIVSIDGVRGAFEAMKAGKLNATVECNPLLGEQLAQLIRDVHAGREVPRRVTVEEGVYTMDQAAAELPNRKY; encoded by the coding sequence ATGAGGAAGTTCTTGTTCGGGATGCTGGCGCTGGGCGCCGTGGCGCTGGCCGGCTGTTCCGGCAGCGGTGGCGAGGGCGGCGGCGAAGGCGGCGAGGGCAAGCCGATCACCGTCGGTTTCAGCCAGGTCGGCGCGGAGAGCGAGTGGCGCACGGCCAATACCCGCTCGGTCAAGGAGGCGCTGGTCGCCCCCGAGTTCCGCCTGCGCTTCTCCGATGCACAGCAGAAGCAGGAGAACCAGATCAAGGCGCTGCGCTCGTTCATCGCCCAGCGCGTGGACGTGATCGCGTTCTCGCCGGTGGTCGAGTCCGGCTGGGAGACCGTGCTGCGCGAGGCCAAGGCCGCCAACATCCCGGTGGTGCTGACCGACCGCGCGGTCGACGTCTCCGACGAGTCGCTGTACGTAACCTTCATCGGCTCGGACTTCGTCGAGGAAGGCCGCCGCGCCGCGCGCTGGCTGATCGAGGACAGCGAGGGCAAGACCGGTCCGGTCCGCATCGTCGAACTGCAGGGCACCGTGGGTTCGGCCCCGGCCAACGACCGCATGCGCGGCTTCAAGGAAGTGATCGAGGGCGACAGCCGCTTCCAGATCGTGCGCTCGCAGAGCGGCGACTTCACCCGCGCCAAGGGCAAGGAAGTGATGGAAGCCTTCATCAAGGCCGAGAACGGCGGCATCGACGTGCTGTTCGCGCACAACGACGACATGGCCATCGGCGCCATCCAGGCGATCGAGGAAGCCGGCCTGAAGCCGGGCAGCGACATCCGCATCGTCTCCATCGACGGCGTGCGCGGCGCGTTCGAGGCGATGAAGGCCGGCAAGCTCAACGCCACGGTGGAGTGCAATCCGCTGCTGGGCGAGCAGCTGGCGCAGCTGATCCGGGACGTCCACGCCGGGCGCGAAGTGCCCAGGCGCGTGACCGTGGAGGAAGGCGTGTACACCATGGACCAGGCCGCGGCCGAACTGCCGAACCGCAAGTACTGA
- a CDS encoding Gfo/Idh/MocA family protein, whose product MSSINLAIVGVGKIVRDQHLPAVAANADYRLVAAASRNGKVDGIANFGTIEEMLEAVPEVEAVSLCMPPQYRYAAAVKALAAGKHVFLEKPPGATLSEVEDLAAQAKERGVSLFASWHSRHAPAVEAARAFLAGTTVRSMRVTWKEDVRHWHPGQAWIWEAGGLGVFDPGINALSIVTRILPRAVFATEATLEFPENRAAPIAAAIRFTDAEGLDLQAEFDWRQTGPQSWDIEAETDAGSMLLSHGGSRLAVNGEVVHAEPEQEYPELYRHFARLIRAGGSDVDLAPLRHVADAFMLGRRVVVEPFHD is encoded by the coding sequence GTGTCCAGCATCAACCTCGCCATCGTCGGAGTCGGCAAGATCGTGCGCGACCAGCACCTGCCCGCGGTCGCGGCCAATGCCGACTACCGCCTGGTCGCCGCCGCCAGCCGCAACGGCAAGGTCGACGGCATCGCAAACTTCGGCACCATCGAGGAGATGCTTGAGGCAGTGCCGGAGGTCGAGGCGGTGTCGCTGTGCATGCCGCCGCAGTACCGCTATGCCGCCGCGGTGAAGGCGCTGGCCGCGGGCAAGCACGTGTTCCTGGAGAAGCCGCCGGGCGCGACCCTGTCCGAGGTCGAGGACCTGGCCGCGCAGGCGAAGGAACGCGGGGTGAGCCTGTTTGCCAGCTGGCATTCGCGGCATGCGCCGGCGGTGGAGGCCGCGCGTGCGTTCCTGGCCGGCACCACCGTGCGTTCGATGCGGGTGACCTGGAAGGAGGATGTGCGCCATTGGCATCCGGGCCAGGCCTGGATCTGGGAGGCCGGCGGCCTGGGCGTGTTCGACCCGGGCATCAATGCGCTGAGCATCGTCACGAGGATCCTGCCGCGGGCGGTGTTCGCGACGGAGGCGACGCTGGAGTTCCCGGAAAACCGCGCCGCGCCGATCGCGGCCGCGATCCGCTTCACCGACGCGGAAGGGCTGGACCTGCAGGCCGAATTCGACTGGCGCCAGACCGGCCCGCAGAGTTGGGATATCGAGGCGGAGACCGATGCGGGCAGCATGCTGCTGTCGCATGGAGGCTCGCGGCTGGCGGTCAATGGCGAGGTGGTCCACGCCGAGCCGGAGCAGGAGTATCCGGAGCTGTACCGCCACTTCGCCAGGCTGATCCGTGCCGGCGGGTCGGACGTGGACCTGGCGCCGCTGCGGCATGTGGCGGATGCGTTCATGCTCGGGCGTCGCGTAGTGGTCGAGCCGTTCCACGACTGA
- the arsB gene encoding ACR3 family arsenite efflux transporter, giving the protein MGVFERFLSVWVALGILAGIGLGLLLPGVFQAVAALEVAHVNLAVAVLIWLMIYPMMIQVDWSAVRDIRRRPRGLVLTLVVNWLVKPFTMAALGVLFFEHVFAPWVDPQSASEYIAGMILLGVAPCTAMVFVWSALVKGDPNYTLVQVSVNDLVMVFAFAPIAAFLLGVTEVEVPWQTLLLSTVLYVVLPLLAGMATRHVLRRRGGTAVDGLVRRLKPWSIVGLVATVVLLFGFQARTILEQPLVIGMIAVPLLLQTYGIFLVAFVAARLLRLGHDIAGPACLIGTSNFFELAVAVAISLFGLHSGAALATVVGVLVEVPVMLSLVAIVNRTRHLFPAPPRPEHAP; this is encoded by the coding sequence ATGGGTGTGTTCGAGCGGTTCCTGTCGGTGTGGGTGGCGCTGGGCATCCTTGCCGGCATCGGCCTGGGCCTGCTGCTGCCCGGCGTGTTCCAGGCGGTGGCCGCGCTGGAGGTCGCGCACGTGAACCTGGCGGTCGCGGTGCTGATCTGGCTGATGATCTATCCGATGATGATCCAGGTGGACTGGAGCGCGGTGCGGGACATCCGCCGCCGGCCGCGCGGACTGGTGCTGACCCTGGTGGTCAACTGGCTGGTCAAGCCGTTCACCATGGCCGCGCTGGGCGTGCTGTTCTTCGAGCACGTGTTCGCGCCGTGGGTGGACCCGCAGTCGGCCAGCGAATACATCGCCGGGATGATCCTGCTGGGCGTGGCGCCGTGCACGGCGATGGTGTTCGTGTGGAGCGCGCTGGTGAAGGGCGATCCGAACTACACCCTGGTGCAGGTGTCGGTGAACGACCTGGTGATGGTGTTCGCCTTCGCGCCGATCGCGGCCTTCCTGCTGGGCGTGACCGAGGTGGAGGTGCCCTGGCAGACGCTCCTGCTGTCCACCGTGCTCTACGTGGTGCTGCCGCTGCTGGCCGGCATGGCGACCCGGCACGTGCTGCGGCGGCGCGGCGGCACGGCGGTCGACGGGCTCGTGCGCCGGCTCAAGCCGTGGTCGATCGTCGGGCTCGTGGCCACGGTGGTGCTGCTGTTCGGCTTCCAGGCACGCACGATCCTGGAGCAGCCTCTGGTGATCGGGATGATCGCCGTGCCGCTGCTGCTGCAGACCTACGGCATTTTCCTGGTGGCGTTCGTGGCGGCGCGGCTGCTGCGGCTGGGGCATGACATCGCCGGGCCGGCCTGCCTGATCGGCACGTCCAACTTCTTCGAGCTGGCGGTGGCGGTGGCGATCTCGCTGTTCGGCCTGCACTCCGGCGCCGCACTGGCTACGGTCGTCGGCGTGCTGGTGGAGGTGCCGGTGATGCTGTCGCTGGTGGCCATCGTCAACCGTACCCGCCACCTGTTCCCCGCACCTCCCCGACCGGAGCACGCCCCATGA
- a CDS encoding aldose epimerase family protein: MAQRRSFGRLDDGRVVHAHVLGAGGALRAEVLDLGGILARLEFAGAQGPVPLVLGLPDAASYFADPSYQGIVVGRFGNRIGGAAFTLDGQACRVSANEGRNHLHGGMLGFGRRLWQVHAHDEARLELRYHSPDGEEGYPGNLGMRAIYSIDGARLRLELEATCDAPTPFNPTHHPYWNLAGDASVPASAQWLKSPTRGFLPVDGELIPLGEVADAAGTAFDFRVARTLDAAAASGHPQLDAAGGYDHCLVLEEGATTCALLYSPHSGIALRIDCNAPALQLYDGHALDRQHPGLGRGLCLEPQGYPDAPNRPQFPQAVLRPGEVYRRVIDYRFAAPGPGREWSGVEAALAQA; this comes from the coding sequence ATGGCACAGAGGCGATCTTTCGGCAGGCTCGACGACGGCCGCGTAGTGCACGCGCACGTGCTCGGCGCGGGCGGCGCGCTGCGGGCCGAGGTGCTGGACCTGGGCGGCATCCTGGCGCGGCTGGAGTTCGCCGGCGCGCAGGGACCGGTGCCGCTGGTGCTGGGCCTGCCCGATGCCGCGTCCTATTTCGCCGATCCGTCCTACCAGGGCATCGTGGTCGGGCGCTTCGGCAACCGCATCGGTGGGGCCGCGTTCACCCTCGATGGCCAGGCCTGCCGCGTCAGCGCGAACGAGGGCCGCAACCACCTGCACGGCGGCATGCTCGGCTTCGGCCGGCGGCTGTGGCAGGTGCATGCGCACGACGAAGCGCGGCTGGAGCTGCGCTACCACTCGCCCGACGGCGAGGAGGGCTATCCCGGCAACCTCGGGATGCGCGCCATCTACAGCATCGATGGCGCCCGCCTGCGCCTGGAGCTGGAAGCGACCTGCGACGCGCCGACCCCGTTTAACCCGACCCACCACCCGTACTGGAACCTGGCCGGCGATGCCTCGGTGCCGGCCTCGGCGCAGTGGCTGAAGTCGCCGACCCGCGGCTTCCTGCCGGTGGATGGCGAGCTGATCCCGCTGGGCGAGGTCGCCGACGCCGCCGGCACGGCGTTCGACTTCCGCGTCGCGCGTACGCTGGATGCCGCGGCCGCTTCAGGGCATCCGCAGCTGGACGCGGCCGGCGGCTACGACCACTGCCTGGTGCTGGAGGAGGGCGCGACCACCTGCGCCCTGCTGTACTCGCCGCACAGCGGCATCGCCCTGCGCATCGACTGCAACGCGCCGGCGCTGCAGCTCTACGACGGCCACGCGCTGGACCGCCAGCACCCGGGCCTGGGCCGCGGCCTGTGCCTGGAGCCGCAGGGCTATCCGGATGCACCGAACCGGCCGCAGTTCCCGCAGGCGGTGCTGCGTCCGGGCGAGGTGTATCGCCGCGTCATCGACTACCGCTTCGCCGCGCCCGGGCCGGGCCGCGAGTGGAGCGGGGTGGAGGCGGCACTGGCGCAGGCCTGA
- a CDS encoding LysR family transcriptional regulator: MPQNVPWFVRARLKTRQLMLLIAIDEEGNIHRAAETLAMSQPAASKLLKDLEDMLGVSLFERLPRGMRPTWYGEAMIRHARIALASLGEAGAELEALKGGFAGSVAIGAIAGPAMSLLPTALARVAREAPELRVSLLVESSDVLLERLQQNRLDFLVARLFEQHDKTHLQYQALAKEEICAIVRPGHPILERNRLDLPTLAKASWIVPPEGSVLRHRFELMFRGAGLQPPRHVLSTTALVFITKMLQESDYLAVVPVDVARHYAGHGMVKILPVELSCQMDSFGIITRSDWLLSPGARKVLEALQRAANEVYGMPR, from the coding sequence GTGCCCCAGAACGTGCCGTGGTTCGTCCGTGCCCGCCTCAAGACCCGGCAGCTGATGCTGCTGATCGCGATCGACGAGGAAGGCAACATCCACCGCGCCGCCGAGACCCTGGCGATGTCGCAGCCGGCCGCCTCCAAGCTGCTCAAGGACCTGGAGGACATGCTTGGGGTGTCGCTGTTCGAGCGCCTGCCGCGCGGCATGCGCCCGACCTGGTACGGCGAGGCGATGATCCGCCACGCCCGCATCGCCCTGGCCAGCCTCGGCGAGGCCGGGGCCGAGCTGGAGGCGCTCAAGGGCGGCTTCGCCGGCAGCGTGGCCATCGGCGCGATCGCCGGTCCGGCGATGAGCCTGCTGCCGACGGCGCTGGCGCGGGTGGCGCGCGAGGCCCCGGAGCTGCGGGTGTCGCTGCTGGTCGAAAGCTCTGACGTGCTGCTGGAACGGCTGCAGCAGAACCGCCTGGATTTCCTGGTCGCACGCCTGTTCGAGCAGCACGACAAGACCCACCTGCAGTACCAGGCCCTGGCCAAGGAGGAGATCTGCGCGATCGTCCGCCCCGGCCACCCGATCCTGGAACGCAACCGCCTCGACCTGCCGACCCTGGCCAAGGCCAGCTGGATCGTGCCGCCGGAAGGCAGCGTGCTGCGCCACCGCTTCGAGCTGATGTTCCGCGGCGCCGGCCTGCAGCCGCCGCGCCACGTGCTGTCGACCACCGCCCTGGTGTTCATCACCAAGATGCTGCAGGAAAGCGACTACCTGGCCGTGGTCCCGGTGGACGTGGCCCGCCATTACGCCGGGCACGGGATGGTGAAGATCCTGCCGGTGGAGCTGTCCTGCCAGATGGACTCCTTCGGCATCATCACCCGCAGCGACTGGCTGCTCTCCCCCGGTGCGCGCAAGGTACTCGAAGCGCTGCAGCGGGCAGCCAACGAGGTTTACGGGATGCCGAGGTAA
- a CDS encoding alpha-N-arabinofuranosidase, which produces MLKTTLRTLALATALVAANAGAQDKAQASATLRADQPGDTVSRYIFGQFAEHLGYGIYGGIWVGEDSKIPNTRGYRNDVLAALRKLDVPVVRWPGGCFADEYYWRDGVGPRDQRRVKINTHWGGVEEPNSFGTHEFMDFTELLGTDAYVSGNTGSGSPREMAEWVEYMTYEKGSSLAEERRANGRDKPWKVPFFGIGNEMWGCGGNMTPEHAANLHRQFQTFVKVPAGVEVTKVAAGANNDDYNWTEVMMKIAGKHMDALSVHYYTVPGGWPPRASSFEFDEQAWIQTLASALKVDELLRGHIAVMDRLDPEGKVDLYLDEWGTWYAPYPGTNPGFLQQQNTLRDAIVAAIHFDVMSKHARRVKMGNIAQMVNVLQAMILTEDAKMALTPTYHAFEMYKPWQDATHLPLELKAPQYRLGDTSVPSVHGSAVRAKDGHVYVALTNLDPNRAVEVSTSVTGVQASAVSGRVLTADTITAHNTFAQPDRVKPVDFTGARLSGGTLKVELPAKSIVVLQLR; this is translated from the coding sequence ATGCTCAAAACCACCTTGCGCACCCTGGCCCTGGCCACCGCCCTGGTCGCCGCCAACGCGGGCGCCCAGGACAAGGCCCAGGCCAGCGCCACCCTGCGCGCCGACCAGCCCGGCGACACCGTCAGCCGGTACATCTTCGGCCAGTTCGCCGAGCACCTGGGCTACGGCATCTACGGCGGCATCTGGGTGGGCGAGGATTCGAAGATCCCCAACACCCGCGGCTACCGCAACGACGTGCTGGCCGCGCTGAGGAAGCTGGACGTGCCGGTGGTGCGCTGGCCCGGCGGCTGTTTCGCCGACGAGTACTACTGGCGCGACGGCGTCGGCCCGCGCGACCAGCGCCGGGTCAAGATCAACACCCACTGGGGTGGCGTGGAGGAGCCCAACAGCTTCGGCACCCACGAGTTCATGGATTTCACCGAGCTGCTGGGCACCGACGCCTATGTCTCCGGCAACACCGGCAGCGGCTCGCCGCGGGAGATGGCCGAGTGGGTCGAGTACATGACCTACGAGAAGGGCTCCTCGCTTGCCGAGGAGCGCCGCGCCAACGGCCGCGACAAGCCGTGGAAAGTGCCCTTCTTCGGCATCGGCAACGAGATGTGGGGCTGCGGCGGCAACATGACGCCCGAGCACGCGGCCAACCTGCACCGCCAGTTCCAGACCTTCGTCAAGGTGCCGGCCGGGGTGGAAGTCACCAAGGTCGCCGCCGGCGCCAACAATGACGACTACAACTGGACCGAGGTGATGATGAAGATCGCCGGCAAGCACATGGATGCCTTGTCGGTGCATTACTACACCGTGCCCGGTGGCTGGCCGCCGCGTGCCTCCTCCTTCGAGTTCGACGAGCAGGCGTGGATCCAGACCCTCGCCAGCGCGCTGAAGGTGGACGAGCTGCTGCGCGGCCACATCGCGGTGATGGACAGGCTGGACCCGGAAGGCAAGGTCGACCTGTACCTGGACGAGTGGGGCACCTGGTACGCGCCCTACCCCGGCACCAACCCGGGCTTCCTGCAGCAGCAGAACACCCTGCGCGACGCGATCGTCGCCGCGATCCACTTCGACGTGATGAGCAAGCATGCCCGCCGGGTCAAGATGGGCAACATCGCGCAGATGGTGAACGTGCTGCAGGCGATGATCCTGACCGAAGACGCGAAGATGGCGCTGACGCCCACCTACCACGCCTTCGAAATGTACAAGCCGTGGCAGGACGCCACCCACCTGCCGTTGGAGCTGAAGGCGCCGCAGTACCGCCTTGGCGACACCTCGGTGCCGTCGGTGCACGGCTCGGCGGTGCGCGCCAAAGACGGCCACGTGTACGTGGCCCTGACCAACCTGGACCCGAACCGCGCGGTGGAGGTCTCCACCAGCGTCACCGGCGTGCAGGCCAGCGCCGTCTCCGGCCGCGTGCTGACCGCAGACACGATCACCGCGCACAACACCTTCGCCCAGCCGGACCGGGTCAAGCCGGTGGACTTCACCGGCGCCCGCTTGTCCGGCGGAACCCTCAAGGTGGAGCTGCCGGCCAAGTCGATCGTGGTGCTGCAGCTGCGCTGA